Proteins from one Anastrepha obliqua isolate idAnaObli1 chromosome 2, idAnaObli1_1.0, whole genome shotgun sequence genomic window:
- the LOC129237906 gene encoding beta-Tubulin at 65B: MREIITIQIGGSGNSIGDAFWHVISHEHGVDYSSGRFQGTSALQLERINVFFNATASKRFYARTICVDTEATTIENLHKRSSLYRPENFVAGSDSAGNNFARGYHTDGAEILDAVLNATRREAESVDSLQGFQILHSIGGGTGSGLTALVMNALVDEYPDNLIANYVSIPSPQMSQVVVEPYNALLSMPSLIHNSHLTFCLDNEALFQIVSRNLKMAVSGYEHINHIVALTMSGITTCLRFPGQLNAGLRKLYVNMVPFPQLHFLIPGFAPLVSCKQKEFAQGTVSELVQQIFSSNNLLCAVDLRHGKLLTAAGIFRGRMSPREVDQLMTNVRNKNLSSFVEWIPNNIKTAICDIPPRGLKMSATFIGNTSAIHKLLQRILDGSGIMLRRKAHLHWYTGEGMEEQEFIDAQRDLQDVLDLYKQSGEDVGEGDAEKEGHSCAPCNDIKNI; encoded by the exons atgcgcGAAATTATTACAATCCAAATTGGTGGCAGCGGTAATTCCATTGGCGATGCG TTCTGGCATGTGATCTCACATGAGCACGGTGTTGACTACTCCTCTGGGCGTTTCCAAGGTACCAGTGCTTTACAACTGGAGCGGATTAATGTGTTCTTTAATGCCACGGCAAGTAAACGCTTCTATGCGCGCACGATATGTGTAGATACTGAGGCAACAACCATTGAAAATCTTCACAAGCGCTCTTCGCTTTACAGACCAGAGAACTTTGTGGCGGGCTCTGACAGCGCTGGAAATAATTTCGCTCGTGGCTATCACACTGACGGTGCAGAAATTCTTGATGCAGTGTTAAATGCCACTCGACGTGAAGCTGAGTCGGTGGACTCATTACAGGGCTTTCAGATCCTACACTCCATTGGTGGTGGTACTGGTTCGGGCTTAACCGCTCTTGTCATGAATGCATTGGTGGATGAATATCCAGATAATCTTATCGCGAACTATGTATCAATACCATCCCCACAAATGTCTCAAGTTGTTGTCGAGCCTTATAATGCTTTGCTGAGTATGCCTTCCCTCATACACAATTCTCATTTAACGTTTTGTCTCGACAATGAGGCATTATTCCAAATTGTTTCTCGCAATCTGAAAATGGCGGTCAGCGGCTATGAGCATATCAATCATATTGTGGCTTTAACTATGTCCGGCATTACAACGTGCTTGCGTTTTCCTGGTCAACTTAATGCTGGACTGCGTAAGCTCTACGTGAACATGGTGCCATTTCCGCAATTGCACTTTCTCATTCCTGGATTTGCGCCACTAGTTAGCTGCAAGCAAAAGGAATTTGCCCAAGGCACTGTTAGCGAATTAGTACAACAAATCTTCTCATCCAATAATTTATTATGTGCTGTCGATTTGCGCCATGGCAAACTTCTGACCGCAGCCGGTATATTTCGGGGTCGCATGTCTCCACGTGAGGTCGATCAATTAATGACGAATGTGCGCAATAAAAACCTGAGCAGTTTCGTCGAATGGATACCTAATAATATTAAGACCGCCATTTGCGACATACCACCGCGTGGACTTAAAATGTCAGCAACATTTATTGGCAACACCTCGGCAATCCATAAGCTCTTGCAACGCATTTTAGATGGCAGCGGTATTATGTTGAGGCGCAAAGCACATTTGCATTGGTACACGGGTGAAGGAATGGAGGAACAAGAGTTCATAGATGCCCAACGGGACCTACAAGATGTGCTTGATTTGTATAAGCAGAGTGGCGAAGATGTCGGGGAAGGTGATGCTGAAAAAGAAGGCCATTCATGCGCGCCATGTaatgacataaaaaatatttag
- the LOC129237908 gene encoding selenoprotein BthD-like: MAPKRKRKAKNAAELTDSSAAKKSKASTFENPITDPNLPVLYIEHCRSUNVFRRRAIQIHADLLERLQTLKPDIELQLLMNVDRPPRRGAFEIAITTKSGEERQELWSGLNRTPRAQKFPPMDELVKAASRALNINLDADMAGGSEVTNEGGQKVDDEALTKAAKKTKRLTSK, translated from the exons atggcgCCCAAGCGTAAACGTAAAGCAAAAAATGCAGCTGAA TTAACGGATAGTAGTGCtgctaaaaaatcaaaagcttCAACATTTGAAAATCCAATTACGGACCCAAATCTTCCAGTTTTATATATTGAACATTGCCGCTCCTGAAATGTATTTCGCCGCCGTGCCATCCAAATCCATGCCGATTTACTTGAACGTTTACAAACTTTAAAGCCGGATATAGAACTTCAATTACTCATGAATGTTGATCGTCCTCCTCGACGTGGTGCTTTTGAAATAGCCATTACAACAAAGTCTGGCGAAGAACGCCAAGAATTGTGGTCAGGACTTAATCGCACACCACGAGCACAAAAGTTTCCACCCATGGATGAGTTGGTAAAAGCTGCGAGTCGCGCTTTGAATATCAATTTGGATGCGGATATGGCAGGCGGTTCTGAAGTTACTAATGAAGGCGGGCAGAAAGTAGATGATGAAGCGTTAACCAAGGcggcaaaaaagacaaaaagattaacttctaaataa
- the LOC129237463 gene encoding uncharacterized protein LOC129237463, translating into MAMPNLSHADLEKLKFFINFVSENPTVLNLPQLQFVKDFVEKLGGKVPAGEFKLPTGSAGGKCPFGGDASGGGASEASSGMNVDESEESDLEGSEPESEVELDMEAKTNSEREKQEKGSDWTPPSTAYDNFINTSTVYLEETKGIKKKSIKTEREHSAESSTDEDDGEEYDCPVEAVYGTDEEDPIKTNVGSVVMKCEVDSDFENEDFRDENYKEDDDGDTESDDSDLRVPARRQTRSCRSGMRTRKGRRLRKCRNVFREYKPDKKLRKPKPVGCTGKCKKQCARIDAEQRMKLCREFWELGFVERKNYLLTCIERKPLGKMRIIKRVKEARQHTNHYFMPTSDGERVRVCLDFFLKTLVISAFLVKDALENNDGNGKYTGVDLRGGSGEGRRIKNEISKQRREDAVKVGTSATTENSGIDSTTEGKTKSLTEEVTVNEIEMQGLIKDETSKTNESKELPMTGETSVKASIPPINPNESNKQTVSPVVAQTEPLVSVEKPKPINRASRKGIPVKKDRVPQPVNCAESCKFKCHTKFTEEQRAMLCAAFWRLGYKRRKDFVLSRVEVHENTSTTAAEYRKTNRVRTFTNRYFLRGERGENVRVCSRFFNTTLCVGSHFLGNAQKNVDKQTGAYAGEDRRGRAPKKNKIPDELVDGVHQHIKSYPTWVPHKNYKTRFLHSSLNIVKMYSEYKEEMERQNKPAVSPSYFRKVFHRDFKLAFLQPTSKHAHKVSSQRRSNDASNNAATCSSNNIDGTLLNCSATADIPIASTPTKKLNPNISTFTGEEGGFWTQLTPNATETMRFLQQRYAPQAPTPVIMQSIYHQQQQQHQQQQQHQQLPPPSLPLPPPSMPTSTYHLPQAINYVHQPHIMNAGYESEECARNFHML; encoded by the exons ATGGCTATGCCCAATTTATCTCACGCCGACttggaaaaattgaaatttttcataaattttgtttctgaaaatcCAACCGTGCTTAATTTGCCTCAGCTGCAGTTTGTAAAggattttgtggaaaaattgGGCGGCAAAGTACCGGCAGGTGAATTCAAGTTGCCTACTGGTTCTGCTGGAGG aaaatgccCATTTGGTGGGGATGCAAGTGGTGGCGGTGCAAGTGAAGCTTCTAGTGGTATGAATGTTGATGAATCGGAAGAGTCAGATTTGGAAGGTTCCGAGCCGGAATCGGAGGTCGAATTAGATATGGAAG CCAAAACAAATTCTGAACGGGAAAAGCAGGAAAAGGGATCGGATTGGACACCGCCTTCTACTGCTTATGACAATTTTATCAATACAAGCACAGTCTACCTCGAAGAAACGAAGGggataaaaaaaaagagtataAAAACTGAGCGCGAACACTCTGCTGAATCTAGTACTGACGAAGATGATGGAGAAGAGTATGATTGCCCAGTGGAAGCAGTTTATGGCACTGATGAAGAGGATCCTATCAAAACCAATGTCGGCTCAGTTGTCATGAAATGTGAAGTAGATAGTGATTTTGAAAACGAAGATTTCCGTGATGAAAACTACAAAGAGGATGATGATGGCGATACTGAAAGCGACGATTCCGACTTGCGTGTCCCAGCCCGCAGACAAACACGAAGTTGTAGAAGCGGCATGCGCACCCGGAAAGGAAGGCGATTGCGCAAATGTCGGAATGTCTTCAGAGAATATAAGCCTGataaaaaattgcgtaaacCAAAACCAGTGGGTTGTActggaaaatgcaaaaaacagtgTGCTAGAATTGATGCGGAACAGCGAATGAAATTGTGTAGAGAATTCTGGGAACTAGGCTTTGTAGAACGAAAAAACTATTTGTTAACATGCATCGAGCGCAAACCACTTGGTAAGATGCGCATAATAAAAAGAGTTAAGGAAGCACGCCAGCACACAAATCATTATTTCATGCCTACCAGCGATGGCGAACGCGTACGGGTCTGCTTGGACTTCTTCCTGAAAACTTTGGTTATAAGTGCTTTCCTGGTGAAAGACGCGCTGGAGAATAACGATGGTAATGGTAAATATACTGGGGTAGACTTGCGTGGAGGTAGCGGTGAAGGAAGgcgaattaaaaatgaaatatcaaaacaacgaCGTGAAGATGCCGTAAAAGTAGGCACGTCTGCAACCACAGAAAACTCCGGCATTGATTCAACCACAGAAGGCAAGACAAAGTCTCTTACAGAGGAAGTAACAgttaatgaaattgaaatgcaGGGATTGATAAAAGACGAAACATCTAAGACGAATGAATCAAAAGAACTGCCTATGACGGGAGAAACTTCTGTGAAAGCTTCTATTCCTCCTATAAATCCGAACGAAAGCAACAAGCAAACGGTAAGTCCAGTTGTTGCGCAGACTGAACCTTTAGTATCCGTTGAAAAACCAAAACCCATAAATCGCGCTAGTAGAAAAGGAATACCAGTTAAAAAAGATCGCGTACCACAGCCGGTGAATTGCGCCGaatcgtgcaaatttaaatGCCACACAAAATTTACCGAGGAGCAACGTGCAATGTTGTGTGCGGCATTTTGGCGCTTAGGTTACAAGAGACGCAAAGATTTCGTATTGTCACGCGTTGAAGTACATGAAAACACAAGTACGACCGCGGCGGAATATCGAAAAACGAACCGAGTACGCACATTTACAAATCGCTATTTTCTACGTGGTGAACGTGGTGAAAATGTGCGCGTCTGTTCGCGATTCTTCAACACAACACTTTGCGTTGGCAGTCATTTCTTAGGCAATGCACAGAAGAATGTCGACAAGCAGACGGGCGCCTATGCGGGCGAGGATAGGCGCGGACGAGCAcctaaaaagaataaaattccCGATGAACTTGTGGATGGTGTACATCAGCATATCAAAAGCTACCCAACTTGGGTGCCGCATAAAAACTACAAGACACGTTTTCTACACAGTTCATTGAATATTGTTAAAATGTACTCTGAGTATAAAGAAGAAATGGAACGACAAAATAAGCCTGCGGTCAGTCCAAGTTACTTCCGTAAGGTTTTCCATAGAGATTTTAAATTGGCTTTTCTCCAACCAACATCTAAGCATGCGCATAAAGTAAGTTCACAAAGGAGAAGTAATGACGCATCTAACAATGCTGCTACCTGCTCTAGCAACAACATAGATGGTACATTGTTGAACTGTAGCGCAACTGCCGATATACCCATAGCGTcaacaccaacaaaaaaacTCAATCCAAACATTTCCACATTTACGGGTGAGGAAGGAGGTTTTTGGACGCAACTAACGCCAAATGCAACCGAAACGATGCGATTTTTACAGCAGCGATATGCGCCTCAAGCACCCACGCCTGTGATCATGCAGTCAATATAtcatcaacaacagcaacagcaccagcagcaacaacaacaccaacaactacCACCACCATCACTACCACTACCGCCACCATCTATGCCTACATCTACCTACCACCTGCCACAAGCCATTAACTACGTGCATCAGCCACATATTATGAACGCCGGCTATGAAAGCGAGGAATGCGCACGAAATTTCCATATGCTTTAA
- the LOC129238111 gene encoding hsc70-interacting protein 1-like encodes MHTVARRSTLGNGVIEGDTDADQPMGDSNKTPTEEEIDQASDLRSQAAAAYSEQKFEEAIDLYTSAIELNPGNALFHAKRGQAFLKLKKPNACIRDCDKALELNCDSAAAYKFRGRAHRLLGNWEKAAKDLRQACKLDFDEEADEWLREVTPNAKKIEQHHIKQERKRAERESKKAQRRARAHAKERQQQQQQQQQQQQHQGPPKGFNPEFLSALNDKDLQEILGDIANNPANIEKHKNNPKFAKLQSMAKQLGMDNVFNMFGGLGGSAGGFGAGAGAGAGAGAGTGAAPTADAPKPEPKKREFVDDGLD; translated from the exons ATGCACACTGTTGCTAGACGTTCGACATTGGGTAATG GTGTTATTGAAGGAGACACTGACGCCGATCAGCCGATGGGTGATTCAAATAAAACACCAACTGAGGAGGAAATCGATCAAGCTAGCGATTTGCGTTCACAAGCCGCTGCTGCTTATTCGGAGCAGAAATTCGAAGAGGCTATCGATTTGTACACTTCAGCCATCGAGCTAAATCCAGGCAATGCTTTATTCCATGCCAAACGCGGACAGGCATTCCTCAAACTGAAGAAACCCAATGCATGTATTCGTGATTGTGACAAAGCTTTGGAATTGAATTGTGATTCTGCGGCGGCCTACAAGTTCCGTGGGCGTGCACATCGTTTGCTGGGAAATTGGGAGAAAGCTGCAAAGGATTTGCGACAAGCTTGCAAGCTGGACTTTGATGAGGAAGCTGACGAATGGCTACGTGAGGTAACACCCAATGCTAAGAAAATCGAGCAACATCACATTAAGCAGGAACGCAAGCGTGCTGAACGTGAGAGCAAGAAAGCACAGCGTCGAGCACGTGCACATGCCAAGGAacgtcagcagcagcagcagcagcagcagcaacaacaacaacaccagggTCCACCAAAGGGCTTCAATCCGGAATTTTTGTCTGCCCTTAACGATAAGGACCTCCAGGAGATATTGGGTGACATTGCCAATAACCCAGCAAATATCGAGAAGCATAAGAACAATCCGAAATTCGCCAAACTTCAGAGTATGGCCAAGCAATTGGGCATGGATAACGTATTTAACATGTTTGGTGGCTTGGGAGGTTCGGCTGGTGGTTTTGGCGCCGGAGCTGGAGCTGGAGCTGGTGCAGGTGCTGGAACAGGTGCAGCGCCAACTGCAGATGCTCCGAAGCCGGAGCCCAAAAAGCGTGAATTCGTTGATGATGGCTTAGATTAA